Proteins found in one Aspergillus puulaauensis MK2 DNA, chromosome 8, nearly complete sequence genomic segment:
- a CDS encoding AP-2 complex subunit alpha (COG:U;~EggNog:ENOG410Q10Q;~InterPro:IPR016024,IPR011989,IPR012295,IPR013041, IPR002553,IPR008152,IPR003164,IPR017104,IPR009028;~PFAM:PF01602,PF02296,PF02883;~go_component: GO:0030117 - membrane coat [Evidence IEA];~go_component: GO:0030122 - AP-2 adaptor complex [Evidence IEA];~go_component: GO:0030131 - clathrin adaptor complex [Evidence IEA];~go_function: GO:0035615 - clathrin adaptor activity [Evidence IEA];~go_process: GO:0006886 - intracellular protein transport [Evidence IEA];~go_process: GO:0015031 - protein transport [Evidence IEA];~go_process: GO:0016192 - vesicle-mediated transport [Evidence IEA];~go_process: GO:0072583 - clathrin-dependent endocytosis [Evidence IEA]), producing the protein MSSMRGLVQFIADLRNARARELEEKRVNKELANIRQKFKSGSLDGYQKKKYVCKLLYVYIQGYDVDFGHLEAVNLISSNKYSEKQIGYLAVTLFLHEEHELLHLVVNSIRKDLLDHHELNNCLALHAVANVGSREMGEALSTEVHRLLISPTSKAFVKKKAALTLLRLYRKYPSIVQNQWAERIISLMDDPDMGVTLSVTSLVMALAQDRPEEYRGSYVKAAQRLKRVVVDNDIAPDYLYYRVPCPWLQVKLLRLLQYYPPSGDSHVRDIIRESLQQIMQIAMDTPKNVQQNNAQNAVLFEAINLLIHLDTEHNLMMQISSRLGKYIQSRETNVRYLGLEAMTHFAARAETLDPIKKHQNIILGSLRDRDISVRRKGLDLIYSMCDLTNAAPIVNELMRYLQSADYAIREEMVLKVAILTEKYATDAQWYIDVTLKLLSLAGDHVNDEVWQRVIQIVTNNEELQAYAAQTLLTYLKSDCHESLVKIGCYVLGEFGHLVADNQGSSPIEQFLALQAKMMSSTDNTRAMILSSFVKFVNLFPEIKPQLLHIFRLYSHSPDPELQQRAFEYLSLATLPTDDLLRTVCDEMPPFSERASILLSRLHQKTAGTTDKKTWVVGGKDANTDSTEILMAQSTGLKRTFTTIVNGTRTGTNGTTGTASASGDLAGLDLSASSTPPPPTTNMASAANLSPDWDIGYNRLYFADEGVLFEDAQIQVGVRCEFRGHLGVLKLYISNKSSFSIGSLTTTVDNPSAPHLRADSKSLPEPSVPAAGQTQQTLFFEAKGPFSDAPTIRISYLAGALQAYTLQLPILMHRYLEPSSLTAEDFFKRWRQIGGAPLEAQNTFGLVPKAGPVSESFTKRLVEQFGWKLLSGVDPNSINIVGCAVYHSAQGKIGCLLRLEPNYERKMYRVTIRATQEGIPQALARQMEQRLSHGPLSDRTYIREKPRAVSPSEDYIGY; encoded by the exons ATGTCTTCTATGCGGGGCCTGGTTCAGTTCATTGCGGACCTGCGCAATGCCAGAGCTcgtgagctggaggagaaacggGTGAACAAAGAATTGGCCAACATTCGGCAGAAATTCAAGTCTGGGAGTCTCGACGGATATCAGAAGAAAAAATACGTGTGCAAGCTGCTTTATGTCTATATTCAGGGGTACGATGTTGATTTCGGCCACTTGGAAGCTGTCAACTTAATATCATCCAACAAGTATTCCGAGAAGCAGATCGGATACCTGGCAGTGACATTATTTCTTCATGAAGAACACGAGCTGCTGCATCTTGTTGTGAACAGCATCCGAAAAGACCTGCTGGATCATCATGAACTCAACAATTGTCTGGCTTTACATGCGGTTGCCAATGTTGGGAGCAGAGAGATGGGTGAAGCCCTCTCAACTGAGGTTCACCGGCTGCTAATATCTCC TACCTCAAAAGCGTTTGTGAAAAAGAAAGCTGCTCTTACCCTCCTCCGACTCTACCGAAAATACCCTAGCATTGTCCAAAATCAGTGGGCAGAGCGTATAATATCTCTGATGGATGACCCAGACATGGGCGTTACTTTATCTGTAACATCGTTAGTTATGGCGTTGGCGCAGGACAGGCCAGAGGAATACCGAGGAAGTTACGTCAAGGCTGCTCAACGGTTAAAGAGAGTCGTTGTGGATAATGACATTGCACCGGACTATCTTTATTACCGGGTCCCCTGCCCGTGGCTCCAGGTTAAACTTCTGCGTTTGTTACAATATTACCCCCCATCAG GGGATAGTCATGTCCGCGATATCATTCGCGAGTCTCTCCAGCAAATAATGCAGATCGCAATGGATACACCGAAAAACGTGCAGCAAAACAATGCCCAGAATGCGGTCCTTTTCGAAGcgatcaatctcctcatccaccttGACACTGAGCATAACTTGATGATGCAGATATCCTCACGCTTAGGAAAGTACATTCAGTCGCGCGAGACGAACGTGCGTTACCTCGGTCTAGAAGCTATGACGCACTTCGCAGCCAGGGCTGAAACCTTGGACCCGATCAAGAAGCATCAAAATATAATTCTTGGCTCACTTCGGGACCGAGATATTAGCGTGCGTCGAAAGGGTCTTGACTTGATTTACAGTATGTGTGACTTGACAAACGCGGCACCGATTGTGAACGAATTGATGCGGTACCTCCAATCAGCGGACTACGCGATACGGGAGGAGATGGTTTTGAAGGTTGCCATTCTCACGGAAAAATATGCCACTGATGCGCAATGGTACATTGACGTTACATTGAAACTTTTGTCTCTTGCTGGCGACCATGTCAACGATGAGGTATGGCAGCGGGTCATTCAAATCGTGACGAACAACGAGGAACTCCAGGCATACGCTGCGCAAACACTTCTTACATACCTGAAGAGTGACTGTCATGAGAGCCTGGTTAAGATTGGCTGCTATGTCCTCGGTGAATTCGGACATTTGGTGGCAGACAATCAAGGATCAAGCCCCATAGAGCAGTTCCTCGCTTTGCAAGCTAAAATGATGAGCAGCACAGACAACACCCGTGCTATGATCCTATCTTCTTTTGTCAAATTCGTCAACCTTTTCCCTGAAATCAAGCCACAGCTCCTACACATATTCCGGCTATACAGCCACTCACCAGACCCTGAACTACAGCAACGCGCTTTTGAATATCTGTCGCTGGCGACACTTCCAACTGACGACCTTCTACGAACCGTTTGTGATGAGATGCCTCCATTCTCTGAGAGAGCTTCGATCTTACTTTCCCGTCTCCACCAGAAGACGGCCGGGACAACCGATAAGAAGACCTGGGTTGTAGGCGGCAAGGACGCCAATACGGACAGCACAGAGATATTGATGGCACAGAGCACGGGTCTTAAGCGCACTTTTACTACAATTGTGAACGGCACACGGACAGGAACCAACGGAACAACTGGAACGGCGAGCGCCTCAGGGGACTTAGCTGGACTCGATTTGAGTGCATCGTCCACGCCACCACCGCCTACTACGAACatggccagcgccgcaaatCTTTCGCCAGACTGGGATATTGGATACAACAGGCTGTACTTTGCTGATGAAGGCGTATTGTTCGAGGATGCCCAGATCCAGGTTGGCGTGCGGTGTGAATTCCGGGGCCATTTGGGAGTGCTGAAACTCTACATAAGCAACAAGTCGTCTTTCTCCATCGGATCCCTAACTACGACTGTGGATAATCCATCTGCCCCGCATCTAAGGGCTGATTCCAAGAGTCTTCCAGAGCCTTCAGTTCCCGCAGCTGGCCAAACGCAGCAAACCCTTTTCTTCGAAGCTAAAGGCCCATTTTCTGACGCACCTACGATTCGTATCTCGTACCTTGCGGGTGCACTACAGGCTTACACTCTGCAGCTCCCGATTCTAATGCATCGGTACCTGGAGCCTTCAAGCCTAACGGCAGAAGATTTCTTCAAACGGTGGCGGCAGATTGGTGGCGCTCCACTGGAGGCGCAAAACACGTTCGGGCTCGTGCCGAAGGCAGGGCCCGTCAGCGAGAGCTTTACAAAACGGCTTGTGGAACAATTTGGCTGGAAGCTCCTGAGTGGCGTAGATCCGAACTCAATAAACATCGTAGGCTGTGCGGTGTATCACTCTGCGCAAGGAAAGATCGGATGTCTTCTTCGATTGGAGCCCAACTATGAGCGGAAG ATGTACCGAGTAACGATCCGAGCCACACAAGAGGGAATACCCCAAGCGCTGGCGCGGCAGATGGAGCAGAGGCTATCGCATGGTCCGTTGTCAGACAGGACCTATATTCGCGAAAAGCCGCGAGCGGTTAGCCCTAGCGAGGATTATATAGGCTACTAA